Proteins encoded within one genomic window of Acinetobacter sp. YWS30-1:
- a CDS encoding GNAT family N-acetyltransferase, protein MIVRRAQSEDLPNLAVLFDEYRQFYGTSSNLDLSYEFLKQRFEDGQTVIFINTKDDIFTGFILLYLRFSSVACSTYYVLDDVYISPPYRRHGAAKQLIDTAILFARHENALRISLETQKTNYQSHKLYESLGFIQDNEFVTFHCFLK, encoded by the coding sequence ATGATCGTGCGACGTGCCCAGTCAGAAGATCTACCTAACCTGGCCGTTTTATTTGATGAGTACCGTCAATTTTATGGTACTTCTTCCAATCTGGATTTATCTTACGAGTTTTTGAAACAGCGTTTTGAAGATGGTCAAACTGTCATTTTTATCAACACCAAGGATGATATTTTTACCGGATTTATTCTGCTGTATTTAAGATTTTCCTCAGTCGCATGTTCTACCTATTATGTGCTGGACGATGTCTATATTAGCCCGCCTTATCGCCGGCATGGTGCAGCCAAGCAACTGATTGATACTGCTATTTTATTTGCCCGACATGAAAATGCGCTTCGAATCAGCCTGGAAACGCAAAAAACCAATTATCAGTCACATAAACTTTATGAGTCACTTGGATTTATTCAGGACAATGAATTCGTGACATTCCATTGTTTCCTGAAATAA
- a CDS encoding 16S rRNA pseudouridine(516) synthase, giving the protein MLLEKMLQSQGFGSRKHCQQLIKNGAVSIQNEIIDNPKHKLNLQDLTFSVYGHEYRYWEKVYIALNKPQDYECSHQATHHFSVFDLFDDTLLNRGIQCVGRLDQDTTGLLLLTDDGQFLQALTHPKKHVAKVYQMTTADPVTDEQIQQLEQGVELRNEKGTFAATDIVRLDDNRLQMTIHQGVYHQVKRMLAAVGNKVEQLHRAQIGVLALNELAIGEWTYLDAEQVAQAKFRTG; this is encoded by the coding sequence ATGCTATTGGAAAAAATGTTGCAATCACAAGGTTTCGGTTCACGAAAACATTGTCAGCAACTGATTAAAAATGGTGCTGTTTCGATTCAGAATGAAATCATTGATAATCCCAAGCATAAGCTGAATCTGCAAGATCTAACCTTTAGCGTCTATGGTCATGAATATCGCTATTGGGAAAAAGTATATATTGCGCTCAATAAGCCTCAAGATTATGAGTGTTCACATCAGGCTACCCATCATTTCAGTGTATTTGATCTGTTTGATGACACCTTGTTAAACCGTGGAATTCAATGTGTAGGTCGTCTCGATCAAGATACAACTGGACTGTTATTGCTGACCGATGATGGTCAGTTTCTACAAGCATTGACGCATCCCAAAAAACATGTGGCGAAAGTTTATCAGATGACTACTGCCGATCCCGTGACAGATGAACAGATTCAACAGCTTGAACAGGGTGTGGAATTGAGAAATGAAAAAGGCACCTTTGCTGCTACAGATATTGTCCGTCTGGATGACAATCGTCTGCAAATGACCATTCATCAAGGGGTTTATCATCAGGTGAAACGTATGCTGGCAGCTGTTGGCAATAAAGTGGAACAGCTGCATCGTGCCCAGATTGGTGTGTTGGCCTTGAATGAGCTGGCAATAGGGGAATGGACCTATCTGGACGCAGAACAAGTGGCACAGGCAAAATTCCGTACCGGATAA
- a CDS encoding DUF441 domain-containing protein has product MSQLDLNLLVLLVLLACGIFSHNTAVTIAAAVLIVLKITPLNELLPYVQQHGLNIGIIILTIGVLAPIASGKIPGESILKSFLSWKSLLAIAIGLFVAWLGGRGVKLMSSQPDVVAGLLIGTVAGVAVLRGVPVGPLIAAGILSLLIGTQ; this is encoded by the coding sequence ATGTCCCAACTTGATTTGAATCTGCTTGTTCTTCTGGTTCTACTGGCTTGCGGTATTTTTAGTCATAATACTGCTGTGACTATTGCTGCGGCCGTGTTGATCGTATTAAAAATCACGCCTCTCAATGAACTCTTACCTTATGTACAGCAACATGGCCTAAATATCGGGATCATTATTTTAACCATTGGCGTATTGGCTCCGATTGCTAGCGGGAAAATTCCCGGTGAAAGTATTCTTAAATCTTTCCTAAGCTGGAAATCTTTACTAGCAATTGCAATCGGTCTATTTGTTGCCTGGCTTGGTGGACGTGGGGTGAAACTGATGTCGAGTCAGCCTGATGTCGTTGCAGGTCTATTAATTGGTACAGTCGCAGGTGTCGCGGTACTTCGTGGTGTCCCTGTCGGGCCATTAATTGCGGCCGGGATTTTATCGTTATTGATTGGAACGCAATAA